A segment of the Alistipes communis genome:
CGGCGAAACCGATCCATTCGAGCAGTTCGCCGAAGTAGTTGGCCGACGAGACATAGCGGAACATTCCGCCGTAGGGGATGTAGTGGCGCGTATCGCCCGGCCGGCGCAGGTGGCGGATGATGCGGTCGGAGCGGAGATTGATGACCATGCCGGCGATGAACAGCGCACCGCCGACCCAGATGTAGGGACGTGCGAACCAACCGTCGTAGTAGCCGGCGGGGGAGACGTAGAAGATCCAGCCGCCCTGCATCAGGGCGTTGAGCGTATTGAATACCATTCCCATCAGAACGATTCCCAGCGGCATCTGCGACCTCCCGCGGATCAGCAGCGGGAAGACGAAGGCCCGTTGCAGGTAGTGGCTCTGGAAGAGGATGAAAAGTGCCAGCGGTCCCGCTTCGAGTGCACGGTCGGAGCAGAGCCACAGGATGCACATGGCGATGAAGACGGGCGACTCCATCGCCATCCATCCGATACGGTTGGGGATGCCCGGCCCGAATTTTCGGTTGAAGAGGTAGCCGTATCCCGCTTCGACGAAATGGAGTGCGACGAACACCGCGAGTGCGAGTACGGTCATCGCCCAGAGGAAAAGAGAGAATGTTTCGTTCATAACGTTAGCCAAAGGTACGAATAAGCCGGATGCGAAGGCAGATTTATTTGCGTTTTTGCGGAGCGACCTATCTTCGGCGCAGTCAAAGATACGAAAAGTCGAGCGCAGAAGCAAACGCATGTTTGTTTCTGCCGAGACGGAGTATCTACGGCGCAGCCAAAGTACGAAAAGTCGAGCGCAGAAGCAAACGCATGTTTGTTTCTGCCGAGACGGAGTATCTACGGTGCAAGCCAAAGTACGAAAAGTCGAGCGCAGAAGCAAACGCATGTTCGATTCTGTCGGGGCGAAGTGTTTAAGGTGCAGCCAAAGAGAGGTGTTTTCGGCGACGAGGTCCCTCCGGTCTTCGGAAATGGCCTCCGAGTGGCATAGTTTATGGATTTACGCACCTTGTAATTTTTAAACACATTACCGCTATGAACACGAAACAAGAGACACGGGCCAATGCTACGACGGCTGTCTTCGGATCGGAAAAGATGCTCACTCCCGCTCCGACGCAGAACATTCCGCAGCACAAAACCACACCTGAGATCGCCTACCAAATGGTGAAGGACGAGACCTATCCCCAGACGCAGCCGCGTCTGAATCTGGCGACTTTCGTCACCACCTACATGGACGAATACGCTACGCGCCTGATGAACGAGGCGATCAACGTCAACTACATCGACGAGACCGAGTATCCGCGTGTGGCGGTGATGTGCGGACGGTGCATCAACATCATCGCCAACATGTGGAATTCGCCCGAAAAGGCCGAGTGGAAGACCGGCGCGCTGGGAATCGGCTCGTCGGAGGCTTGTATGCTGGGCGGCGTCGCGGCCTGGCTGCGCTGGCGTGCGAAACGCAAGGCCGAGGGCAAACCCTTCGACAAACCCAATCTGGTGATGAGCTCCGCCTTTCAGGTGGTCTGGGAGAAGTTCTGCCAGTTGTGGCAGATCGAGATGCGCACGGTGCCCCTCACGCTCGAAAAGCCGACGCTCGATCCGAAGGACGCTCTGGCGATGTGCGACGAGAACACCATTTGCATCGTGCCGATCGCCGGCGTGACGTGGACGGGACTCAACGACGACATCGAGGCGCTCGACCACGAGCTGGACGCCTACAACAAGAAGACGGGATACGATATTCCGATCCACGTCGATGCGGCGTCGGGAGGTTTCATCCTGCCGTTCCTCAATCCGGAGGTGAAGTGGGACTTCCGCCTCAAATGGGTGTGGTCGATCTCCACGTCGGGCCACAAGTACGGACTGGTCTATCCGGGCCTGGGCTGGGTCGTCTGGAAGGACAAGAAGTATCTGCCCGAAGAGATGTCGTTCAGCGTCAACTATCTGGGTGCCAACATCACGCAGGTAGGGCTCAACTTCTCGCGTCCTGCGGCGCAGATTCTGGGTCAGTACTACAACTTCATCCGCCTGGGCTTCGACGGTTACAAGGAGGTGCAGCAGAATTCGATGGACGTAGCCTGCTACTGCCATGAACAGATCGGCAAGATGAAGTGTTTCGAAAATTATTCGAAGGAGCTGCAAAATCCGCTCTTCATCTGGTACATGAATCCCGAGTACGACAAGACGGCTAAATGGACGCTCTACGATTTGCAGGCCGTACTCCAACAGAGCGGCTGGATGGTTCCCGCCTACACGATGCCGAAGAACATCGATTCGCTGGTCGTCATGCGCGTGGTCGTTCGTCAGGGAATGTCGCGCGATATGGCCGACATGCTGCTGAGCGACATCGGCAACGCCGTCGCCGGCTTCGAAAAGCTGAAATATCCCACGCAGTCGCGTCTGGATTACGAAGCCAAGGTCAAGCAGAAGGGGCGTGTCTTCACGCACTGATGCGCGGAATGTTCCGTTTTTCGGGACGAGCGTGCGATTTGAAAGGGAACCGCCCGATGGTTTCTGAAAAGGGCTCACCCCTGTCGGATTTTCCGGCAGGGGTGAACTTATAAATGGAGGTCGGGGATGCTCCGGTCAGCGGGCGCCTGTCAGGACGGGATGTCCCAGAGACGTATCGTACGTGTAGCCGACCTGCACGAGTTGGGCCATCATCGAAGCGGCGATCGCGTCGTTCATCTCGGCGATTGCCGCTTCGAAACCGCTCTGATCGAGACTTGCGAAAGCCTTGCTGTCGGGCAGCGTCTCCGAGACGCCGTCTTGCGTCGACCCCCAGAACACGCCGTTGAGCAGAGCGGCCTCCGATGCGCCGGCCACGCCGCGGGCCGTGCCGCCGGAGAGCGAAAAGTCGGTTTCGACGAGGGCGTAGCAACCGTCCATATAGGCAGGGATTTCCATGACGACGGGGTAGATCATGGAGTAGCCTGAGAAGGTTCCGGCGATACCGCCTGCGTTGGCCGTGTAGTCCGTGCCGTTCTTGGGCTCGATCTCTACGCGGCCGTTGCAGAGGGCATAGCATCCGACGAGGAAGGCATAGTTGCTTTCAGCCTGTGTCAGGCCTGTCACGCCGCCGAAATTGCTCCGGTCGGAGGCGATTTTCACGTGTGCGCTCTCCGTCCATTCGGCGTGGCAGCCGGCAGTCAGCATACCGCTTTTGCCGCATACACCGCCCACGTTGACGTTGGTCGTGCCGTCGGCGACATTCGAAGAGATTTCGATGTCGCCCGATAGGAGAGCGTCGCAAGCCGATGCCGTAGCGTTCGAAGCCGATCCGAAGACACCGCCGACATGTACGTCGGAATATTCGTCGCCCTGGGCGATCTTCACCGTTCCACCCATTTCGGTCGAAACGAGCGAGACGGCGCATTCACCGACGCCGGAGAGCGATCCGACAGCGCCGCCGAAGCTGATGGTGCCGTTGCTCTCGATTGAGGCGTCGCCCGTAAATTTCGCGGTACAGTCGGTGATGGAACTTCCGGAATTGCCGCAGACGATGCCCGCGTTGCAAGTTGCTTCCCCGCCTTTCGGAACGAGCAGCGAGCCGCCGAAATCCGCCGTACAGCTTTCGATCGAGGCCTCGGCGGTCGAACCGACGATGCCGCCCGCTTGGGCATAGACGTAATAGCCTTCGGGGACGGTGTTGAAGGCGGCTTCGAGA
Coding sequences within it:
- a CDS encoding DUF1295 domain-containing protein, coding for MNETFSLFLWAMTVLALAVFVALHFVEAGYGYLFNRKFGPGIPNRIGWMAMESPVFIAMCILWLCSDRALEAGPLALFILFQSHYLQRAFVFPLLIRGRSQMPLGIVLMGMVFNTLNALMQGGWIFYVSPAGYYDGWFARPYIWVGGALFIAGMVINLRSDRIIRHLRRPGDTRHYIPYGGMFRYVSSANYFGELLEWIGFAVASWSWAGAVFVVWTFANLAPRSASLYKRYEQEFGEEFTSLHRKRILPFIY
- a CDS encoding glutamate decarboxylase gives rise to the protein MNTKQETRANATTAVFGSEKMLTPAPTQNIPQHKTTPEIAYQMVKDETYPQTQPRLNLATFVTTYMDEYATRLMNEAINVNYIDETEYPRVAVMCGRCINIIANMWNSPEKAEWKTGALGIGSSEACMLGGVAAWLRWRAKRKAEGKPFDKPNLVMSSAFQVVWEKFCQLWQIEMRTVPLTLEKPTLDPKDALAMCDENTICIVPIAGVTWTGLNDDIEALDHELDAYNKKTGYDIPIHVDAASGGFILPFLNPEVKWDFRLKWVWSISTSGHKYGLVYPGLGWVVWKDKKYLPEEMSFSVNYLGANITQVGLNFSRPAAQILGQYYNFIRLGFDGYKEVQQNSMDVACYCHEQIGKMKCFENYSKELQNPLFIWYMNPEYDKTAKWTLYDLQAVLQQSGWMVPAYTMPKNIDSLVVMRVVVRQGMSRDMADMLLSDIGNAVAGFEKLKYPTQSRLDYEAKVKQKGRVFTH
- a CDS encoding fibronectin type III domain-containing protein, which gives rise to MAASCKEDDTSVQLKAPQTLTAIPSETSLLIEWGGVDEAAAYELEARSDDYAFSTRVEDTRYELTGLEAYTEYEVRIRALVVSGNYLDSEWSAWERFKTLDKTIADEFDGGSGTEEDPYLIARPSQLALLAQCVNEQTAGYFEPDVHYLLTADLDLSGYENWTPIGIGPQDGRYPYENPEKAFQGVFDGGGHTVNKLNVAYTGATTFTSVGLFGVNDGTIRNLHVAGTVSATTSCTDKSYVIAGGIVGFNIIAYEDAMNTRPGSGAIEHCSFTGSVSASCGNDPTGTADAGGICGMAESGNIDFCETTLDAAHTIRTEGGEISMTGGIAGSMNGGRISACTFTGTGVLEAAFNTVPEGYYVYAQAGGIVGSTAEASIESCTADFGGSLLVPKGGEATCNAGIVCGNSGSSITDCTAKFTGDASIESNGTISFGGAVGSLSGVGECAVSLVSTEMGGTVKIAQGDEYSDVHVGGVFGSASNATASACDALLSGDIEISSNVADGTTNVNVGGVCGKSGMLTAGCHAEWTESAHVKIASDRSNFGGVTGLTQAESNYAFLVGCYALCNGRVEIEPKNGTDYTANAGGIAGTFSGYSMIYPVVMEIPAYMDGCYALVETDFSLSGGTARGVAGASEAALLNGVFWGSTQDGVSETLPDSKAFASLDQSGFEAAIAEMNDAIAASMMAQLVQVGYTYDTSLGHPVLTGAR